GGAAGAAACCATCAAGGAAAAATTCAAAAGAATTTCGGCTCGACGAGTACTCGTACATGCGATTGTTGCttttccattgttttacaaattaccatatttgtttttaaccaTGCACGTGAGTGTACTGTACCACATAACCATTGCATAATACTACACATGTCCAGCCCGGTTTTCGGGCGTACTTATTACCACAATGTTTTTGTAAGTTGATGATGCGATAAGTGCACCAACGCGTATCAACGCATCCGGAAGCAGTCCTAGCAACCAAGATTTAGAGTTACCATTGTATGAGCCATCTACAGTCGATTCTTTTCGTACCGATACCACTGATGGACACACAACAGGCACAAGCTTCACACTTGATGAAGTGAGTTAAACTCACGTTTTGCTATGTATGCTTTTGAggttttaattattcaatatcaatCTTCTCTTTCTCTTCTATGCTTTGGTGTATACATTAATCAATCTTCTCTCTTTTTCCGTTCGGCTTCTTCTTCTTCCATATTACTGTTGAGTATACCATTATGCGCATGCATTTATACTGTTGCTTAATGTTTTACCAGGATATGAAGAATGTAGAAAAATGTAAATCGATTGACTCTTTGTGTCGATTATGCAATAGTCTTGgagtatttctttataaatatgtcGTATATTTCCTATGACGTAAGTGTCTTATGCCCAATAACCTCGTTCGATCATTCAAGACAGTCATTAAAAGTACGAATACTCATATTCAAATGTTTACGCATTGCAAGACTTTTGATGATCCGATATTGTACACATCAGACATTTTCAATTCTAATATACATAGATACTATTAGCAGATGTAACGCCATGTATTTCAATGCAAGAacagtgtgtgttttgtttgaggATCGGTCACAAATCGTGTAGAGGTGGAAGTCAAGGTTTTAAAGTTTATTCTCAAACTCCATGCAGTGTTACATAACAGTACATTAATCACTGTCACCATGAACATCACGTGACCATAGACGCCATAGGTAAaggttgtaaattatttttaatttttaatattgtttttgtgttttaacttCAATGCACCttgaaatttgattaaaatatccAAGAAACAGAGAAGGAAAtcagattttgtttatatagcATAAATAGGGCATCTTTACTCGCGTATGATGATGGAGATATGTGCTTATAAGGGGAAGTTACTGTGTATGAGATTGATTAGaaaccagatggtccaaaaactctgcaaataaagtatttcctcaaagaaagtcaatacgagctagattatttaaaatatattaatacacgtGGCCaacataccaaaacaaaatgttatcaaacaattcaaataatcttggattaatttatcaatatttatataactatgCAAACAACTTAAGAAACTAGTAAATATTTCGTTGGTTGTATCCATAAACAATGTTCTGCTTTTCTGTTGAAACAATTGGTGTCTAAATCCATGCCTTGCACATGTATTTGCTAAACTTGTCTTTtatatttaatgcaatataCTATTGAATTGAATACGGCCGATCATACGATCATACAtcactttgaaaacaatttgctTTGAGTTTCCCCTTTTCAAAAACCGCGGAAGGATATATTTTCCATACAACTTGCAAGTCACGTGGTCGTTTTTCATACTTACCTGTCAATAAGTGTATTAGCCAGCTCGCTGTCTTTTCCAGCAGTGtaaatttttttcaaaagtttgcATCGATCAATTACATCGCAGACGTTAATCTTTTGGGCTCGGTGTCTACGTTGTTTCGCAGCCATgaagtttgtatatttaaaaaaaatcacgtAATGAGAGTCACTACCGACGCTATTAATAACTTACTGGGTAGATAATCCTAGAAATTTtcgaattgaaaaaaatgcgcaaaaactgcaaaagataaATGTGTCGTACGTGATGTGTTACATTAGTAAGTAAGATTAAATGCTTtgtgcaaaaatatatcaattttatttcagcttttgacaattttctttttattcttgCAATTGTGTCATCTGGTTCTTTGTTCTTATTTAATATCCCATATAATCACCCATATTAACCAACTCTCGATGAATGAGGCTGTTATACTTCTTTGATATTTTGGTATTCATAATACTTGAGACTCAAGAGGGTTGACGCGGTAAGCAGAAACTCACAGGGTATCATCATTTGGTACACAGGCTAGaaatagttaaatatttgttcTTACGCAGTGACAGGTTTTGTGTAGAAACTTAATTTCATACGGTACTCAAGGGAGTGGACTACAACAGCCTCATGAGTATCCGTTTCAATATAAGTAGTCCTTACTGTGGTGCCAGTGTAACGTATAGTCAGTtcgaaataattatataaacagttTCAGGTTTGTGGTGTGTCTGTTGAACTAACATCATAGCATGTTTGagaacaataaattatattatgtaaaactttataatgttttaatatacatataaatgatttgtttttcttttcgtGCAGTTCGATTGGTTTTATTGTACAATCAAACAATGATAATCTAAAAACAGATATTGAGATGGTCTGTTGTCCGTTGTTCGTCTTCGTCAACAATTGCTTCAAACATTGTGTTTGCTAAGAATTTCAACCCCGAATTCTCCcttagttttaaaacaaatgttgtaaTGCTGGACAGTTATTACCATCGACAACGGTAAAACATTGCTcgattaaaataaatcatagatGGCCCTCTACTTAAGTTGGCCAAACCGTCGGTATGTTTGAAAACACATGACCACCCCCTTTTGACAGTAAAGAACTTATAAGccttaaatgttattgttactCCTAGGGTTACGAAATGCAttcacattttgaaaaaagcaGACTCTCTTTGTGTGGCACTATGTAGTGCTATCAATCAGGGGCAAATGTCATAATAATAACGATCCCTTTCGTCGGCATTCTAAATTGTACGTTGATTGTCGTTTATTCGATTAATTTCAGTCTTGCTTAAGTGTTTTTTATGAAAGgcttacatatatatgttttccaATGCTTATCGAGCATCAAATACTTAGTCATTCGTGCCGCTTAGATAATAAAATGCATCTGGTATGCAGCTTTTCTGTTTGACATTcatgaaaactttaaaaccCTCTTGTCCGAAGTCGATTGCCGAATTTGAGTAtcatttcatataaatgtatataggTTTAAAGGAATGCTTGCCTTGGTCATAACTGGTTGTTACTATACAtccatattaaaaatattcactGGTAGGTCTTTACCAGCTATATTGAACTCAATATCGTATGATATCATACTCAATCTACTGGAAGTAACTTCTGTCAGAGGTTTACTTTTCAGGGGAGCGCTAATGCCATTAAGCGGCTTTCTCGattggttttgtttaaaatatgttcaatgttttcataGATGTTTTATCTGAGAACTGTTACCTTTATACCGCATTAACTAGATTCCATAATTTCAGCTTGATAGGCTGGACAGCGCTAAAAAAGCAGCGCGGGAAAACGGCTATGACTTTACAGACGAAGAATGGAAAGAAGCCTTCGATCAGCTAAAACGCACAGAGGGCATCGAAAACGGCAAGGCAGTTGCTGACAAATTGATTCCAATAATTGAGGCAAAGGTAACGATAGTAATGATTTATGTGAGAAGGAGCAAGGCAGACTTTTACGCGGTGGCTTTTCCattaaatttaaagttttacCTTTTATTTCGAGGGGAACTGTTGCGCTTTAACAAGACTTAGTATACAAATCTGTCACCAGTCTTGCGATGGTcaaattattgtttcaaatacacattcaaaatatttttaaacgcATTACTGCATATTTTTTACTCAATGCAGTGGGTTTGTTTTCTAACAAATGCAACCACAGACTATTTGTTGTACTTCTTTACAGAAGAAGGCAACACTATCAGTGATCATTGGCCAATAGATTTAGACTAATGAAAGGTAcaatttataaaagtgtttatatactaaaactatacaaaatatttaagttttcgACAGAAAGGTGATTGAAACAACTAATTCTTACCAGGCTAAACTACGGATGTGTAATTTAAAGTGAATCTGAACATCCTTGAGGATCCATTAGATCAACTACTCTTTATACGTACTTTTTCGCGCATGTTTCATGCCCctatttattatagaaatgttaACATTACTGAACAAACATTAGACTGTTTAGAATAGGAGAATGCATCAGTTAAGCAATGTGAAGGCGAACGTGGGATGTTCATCAAAGGCCTTCGATATCTATGTGCTCAGTGTATTGACTTGTATCTTTCTGCAATTCGACATCGCCTTTATCAGGTGATTAACAAAGGGCTTGGACCTCTTTGGCTTTAGGGGATTGTTGTTAATACATTCTGGAAGCTAGATGCTTAGGAATAACAAACTATATCGAACGTATGAAACACATCGGTCACGGTTTCATTGCAATCGTTTATAGAGAGTaaagaatgttttgtttgaaactgtGCAGATATAGTAATGACcctttgattgaaactgttcatagGTAGTAAAGACCGCTTAGATTGAAGCTGTTTATAGGTAGTACATACCACTTAGATTGACGCTTTTCATAGCTAGTGAAGACCGCCTTGATTGGAACTGGTCATAGATAGTAAAGACCGCTTGAATTGAAACTGTTCATAGGTAATAAAGACAGCTTTGATTAAAGCTGTTTATAGGTTGTAATTAATTGAAACTGTTAATATGTAGTGAAGACCGCTTAGATTGAATCTGTATATAGGTAGTAAAGACCGTTTAGATTGAAGCTGTTTATAGGTAGTAAAGACCGCTTAGATTGAAGCTATTCGTAGGTAGTGGAGACCGCTTAGATTGAATCTGTTAATAGGTAGTAAAGACCCAATTATAGGTAGTAAAGACCGGTTAGATTGAGGCTGTTTATAGGTGGTACAGACCGCTTAGATTAAAGCTGTTCATAGGTAGTAAAGACCGCTTAGAGTGAAGCTGTTCATAGGTAATAAAGACCGCTTAGAGTAAAGCTGTTCATAGGTAGTAAAGACCGCTTAGGATGAAGCTGTTCATAGGTAGTAAAGACCGCTTAGAGTGAAGCTGTTTATAGGTAGTAAAGACGGCTTAGATTGAAGCTGTTCATAAGTAGTAAAGACCGCTTAGATTGAAGTTGTTTATAGGTAGTAAAGACCGCTTAGATTAAAACTGCTCAtcaatagtaaa
The DNA window shown above is from Mya arenaria isolate MELC-2E11 chromosome 6, ASM2691426v1 and carries:
- the LOC128236447 gene encoding uncharacterized protein LOC128236447 isoform X1 yields the protein MFMMAKKELDGNENHSIKGETEENQRRALAQRLNIAEEVGPLTLLDVRSYMTAGMGRSTPTFDGPNDSVNFDDAISAPTRINASGSSPSNQDLELPLYEPSTVDSFRTDTTDGHTTGTSFTLDELDRLDSAKKAARENGYDFTDEEWKEAFDQLKRTEGIENGKAVADKLIPIIEAKKKATLSVIIGQ
- the LOC128236447 gene encoding uncharacterized protein LOC128236447 isoform X2, with translation MAKKELDGNENHSIKGETEENQRRALAQRLNIAEEVGPLTLLDVRSYMTAGMGRSTPTFDGPNDSVNFDDAISAPTRINASGSSPSNQDLELPLYEPSTVDSFRTDTTDGHTTGTSFTLDELDRLDSAKKAARENGYDFTDEEWKEAFDQLKRTEGIENGKAVADKLIPIIEAKKKATLSVIIGQ